In Candidatus Nanosynbacter lyticus, one genomic interval encodes:
- the radC gene encoding RadC family protein — MKVLDKPKIDRPREKLARYGTARLSDLELLMAIIGSGNARADVSKIAREVLKILRQKGGDVSYDDLRSVVGLGEAKIPVILASLELARRYLLDSDQPIIDSPEKAVELLADIRDKKQEYFVCLTLDGANRLIAKRVVTIGTLTASLVHPREVFADAIADRAASIIVAHNHPSGCLGASIADKEVTNRLVEAGKLLGITLNDHIIVTKLNYKSLLHAE; from the coding sequence ATGAAAGTGCTCGACAAGCCAAAAATCGACCGTCCCCGCGAGAAATTGGCGCGTTACGGTACGGCGCGGCTGAGTGACTTGGAGCTGTTGATGGCGATTATTGGCAGCGGCAACGCTCGGGCCGATGTCAGTAAAATTGCGCGCGAGGTACTGAAAATTTTGCGTCAAAAAGGCGGCGATGTTTCGTATGATGATCTGCGTAGCGTGGTTGGTTTGGGCGAAGCGAAAATTCCGGTGATTCTGGCAAGTTTGGAACTGGCGCGGCGGTACTTGCTAGATAGCGACCAACCAATCATCGACAGCCCAGAAAAGGCCGTCGAGCTACTGGCCGACATTCGCGACAAAAAGCAGGAATATTTTGTCTGCCTGACGCTGGACGGCGCGAATCGTTTGATCGCCAAGCGGGTGGTGACCATCGGCACGCTGACCGCCAGCTTGGTACATCCGCGCGAGGTCTTCGCCGACGCCATCGCCGACCGTGCCGCCTCGATTATCGTGGCGCATAATCATCCGAGCGGGTGTTTAGGGGCCAGTATTGCTGATAAAGAAGTAACGAACAGGCTGGTGGAAGCGGGAAAACTGCTTGGTATTACGCTTAATGATCATATTATCGTTACA